DNA from Bacillus carboniphilus:
AAACCCTTTCAAAAAAGTGAAGCTCCCAGTCCACGAGCTGGCACTCATGATGTCTATATCGCTTCGGTTCATTCCAACGTTAATGGAAGAGACAGAGAAAATTATGAAAGCACAAACAGCTAGAGGTGTTGATTTTTCTACAGGCCCCATAAAGGAACGTATAAAAGCAATCGTACCATTACTGATTCCATTATTCGTCAGTTCCTTTAAAAGGGCTGAGGAGTTGGCTCTAGCCATGGAGGCAAGAGGTTATAAGGGTGGAGAAGGCCGTAGTAAATACCGTGAATTGATTTGGAGTACAAGGGACCACATACTATTGTTTTTATTTATCGTACTCACACTTATACTATGGTTCCTTCGCTCTTAAAGGAGTTTTGAGTATGCCTAGGATAAAGTTAATCATTTCATACGATGGAACTCATTTTAACGGTTACCAAGTGCAACCAGGTCTCAGAACTGTGCAGTCCGAGCTGGAACACGCGTTAAAACGAATGCATAAAGGAATGGATATTAGAGTAACCGCATCTGGTCGAACAGACCGTTATGTGCATGCTACCGGTCAGGTTATTCATTTTGATACAGAGCTGGAAATCCCTGCTGATAAATGGAACATAGCATTAAATACTATGCTTCCTGAAGATGTAAGAATTATACATGCAGAACAAGTGGATTCCCAATTTCATGCTAGATTTGATGCGATTCAGAAAGAGTATCGATATAAGGTGAATTGTGCTAAAATACCGTCTGTCTTTAAACGCCATTATGAATATCACTATCCTTATAAGGTAGATGTTATGAAGATGAAAGAAGCTTCCAAGCTATTATTAGGAACACATGATTTTACTAGCTTTTCTTCTGCAAAATCAGAAGTCGAAGATCGCATAAGGACGATTTATTCCATTGAGATTTTAGAAAAAGAGAATGAACTAACCTTCTGTTTTATTGGAAATGGATTTTTGTATAACATGGTCAGAATCCTTGTTGGTACACTCATTGAGGTAGGAAGTGGAGTTCGTGAACCAGCTTCTATGTTGAGTATAATAGATGCAAAGAACCGGGCAGCAGCTGGTAAAACGGCTCCGGGACACGGCCTTTATTTATGGAAGGTCGAGTATTAGAACGAGATGGAAAAAATAAGGAGCTCTGTATTTGGGATTTATTATAAAATCTCCTTGACTTTGCACCTTCAGGAAGCTATCATATTAAGGTATATGATTATTCCGCGATAAAGCCCCGGAACTCTATCGTGATTGAATAGATTAGTACGTTTAAAAACGAAAAACTAATGATTTTATGAATATGAATTTCAGGAGGGTCACACATGCGTACAACTTACATGGCGAAAGCAAATGAAGTGGATCGTAAATGGTACGTTGTTGACGCCGAAGGCCAAACTCTTGGTCGTTTAGCAAGCGAAGTAGCTGCTATCTTGCGCGGAAAACACAAACCAACTTACACACCACATGTTGATACAGGTGATAACGTAATTATCATCAATGCATCAAAAATCGAATTAACTGGTAAAAAGTTAACGGATAAGATTTACTACCGTCACAGCCAACATCCAGGCGGTTTAAAATCTAGAACGGCTTTAGAAATGCGTACAAACTACGCTGAAAAAATGCTAGAGCTTGCAATCAAAGGAATGCTTCCAAAGAATACTCTTGGACGCCAAATCTATAAGAAGCTTCATGTATATGCTGGAAGCGAGCATCCACACCAAGCTCAAAAACCGGAAAGTTACGAACTTCGCGGATAATTTTAGAAGGAGGGACTCATCATGGCACAAGTTCAATATTACGGAACAGGTCGTCGTAAAAGTTCTGTCGCTCGTGTACGTCTAGTACCAGGCGAAGGAAAAATCGTTGTAAACGGCCGAGACGTTGAAGATTATATTCCATTCGCAGCACTTCGTGAAGTGGTTAAACAACCTCTAAACGTTACTGAAACTCTTGGTAACTATGATGTGCTAGTAAACGTATCAGGTGGAGGTTACACAGGACAAGCGGGAGCTATCCGTCACGGAATCGCTCGTGCGTTACTACAAGCTGATCCTGAGTACCGTGGTTCACTAAAGCGTGCAGGTCTACTAACTCGTGACCCACGTATGAAAGAGCGTAAAAAATACGGTCTTAAAGGTGCACGTCGCGCGCCACAATTCTCAAAGCGTTAATTATTGTTTTTTCAAAGACTCTCAACCGATTTGGTTGGGGGTCTTTTTTGCATTCAGAAAAAATGCTCAAAAATATATGCAGATATAATTGAAAAGGGGGAAAGGCTTGGTGAATTCAGCACTAAATATAATAGTGAGATTATTGCCCGTTCTATCTCAACATTTATGGACGGACTTGCACTAGACCATGCTATTTTACCAGAGGAAGAATTAAAACTAAAAGAACAGTCTATTTTTTTTGTGGAATATTTAAAGTTGGCTTTAGAGGTAAATGTTTAGCAATCAGCACTTGCGTGGGGCAATTTTTATAGGTAATTCCTCCTGAAATCAATAATTCTTAACATTTGCGACATAAAATTTTTTTTATCGACGAACTTTTTAGTATACATAGAAAGGGAGGAAGCATTTACAATGAAAAACAAAAAAATAATTCATTTACTATCAAGTACTGCTCTTGCTTCAGCACTTATATTTCCAATTGGTACAGGAGTTACATTTGCAAACGAAGACACAGCGGAGGATCTAGAGACAGTTTCATTAGAAGAAACGAATACCTCTGAAGAAACAAACGAGGAAGTAGTAACTGAAGAAGAAGCAACAGAAGAAGCTTCCGATGAATCATCTGAAGAATCAACCGAAGAAGATAGCAATGAGGAAGCTGAGCTAGAAGAACCGGCATTAGTACCTGGGGATTTCTTTTACTTTGTAAAACTGATGACGGAAAAAATCCGTCTTGCGGTTACCTTTGATGACTATAAAGAAAGTAAATTATTAGCTGAGTTTGCTGCAGAAAGAATTGCAGAAGCTAATGCTTTAATTGCTAAAGGAGAAATAGAAGAAGCAGAAGAGCTTTTACAAGAGGCTATTGCTATTCAGGAGCAGGCTGGAGAAAAACTAGCAGGATCCACAGAAGATGAGGGAACTGAATCAGAAGAGGCAACCGAAGAAACTGATGAGGAAGCAGTTACAGAGGGTACAGAAGAGACTAACGAGGAATCAGATTCAGAAGCTACCGATGAAGGTACAGAAGAAGAATCAGATTCTGACGTGACTGAAGAAGTAACAGAAGAAGAAGATGAAGTTAGAGCAAGCTTGCAAATAACATCGATTCACTATTAGTAGTACTTGAGAAAATTGATAATCCAAAGGCTCAAAAAGCTATTATGAAGAATGTACAAAAATCATTTGAAAAAATGGAAAAGAAATTTAAGAAGCTAGAAGATGCAGAGCAGAAGTTTGCTGAGAAGATGAGTAAGGTTGAAGAAAAGCTTGAAAGTGGTCAAATTTCTGAAGAAGAAGCAGATCGTGAAGTAGAAAAGCTTGAGGAAGAACTAAGTAAAAAAGAGCAAAAGATTGAAGATGAAGAAGAGAAAGATGTTAAAAAAATCAACAAGAATGTTGAAAAAGAACTAGAAAAAGCTGCTAAAGAAGAAGAGAAGAAAGAGAAAGAAGCCTTAAAAGAGGCAGAAAAGAAAGAAAAAGAAGCAGCTAAGAAAGAAGAAGAAAGAAAAAGAGAAGAAGCTAAAAAGGAAGAAGAAAAGAAACGAGAAGATAGAAAGAAAAAAGATAAAGACGAAGACGATGATGACGACGAAGACGAAGATGACGATGACAACGATGAAGATGACGATGAAGAAGATGAAGACTAAGTTGTTTCATACAAAGGATTAAGAAAGCATAAGAGGCTCTCAACGAATTAGTTGGGAGTTTTCTTTTTTATACATGGAAGAAATCATCTATATTGGTGCTTTATTTCGTGGCTCAAAAACCGTATGAGTCATTGTGAAACGTTAAAGACTATCCTTGAGGTGGTCATTATGACTGTTATTCATAGCTTTCGGCAAAAGCAAAGAGAAAAAGAAATAAAACTAGAGCGAAATTTGTTGCGAGAGCTTTCTATAGAATGGTTAAAAAAGAAGACTTTAGAATGTTTTATTAAAGGTATTGATTCCTCTCAGTACATTCCGATTTATCAATTGGAGGAATGCTGTCAAGATGTAGCAGTAGAAGCGTTTCTTTTAGGAGGACGTTTCGGGAAATTTGGTTACTACGGGGAGTCAGTTGAGGAAGTAAAGTCACGATGTCAGGAAGAAGAAAAATACTTAATTGATACACTATACCATTATATTGAAATTGAAGGTTTATTTGAAAAAAGACCTATGATCCAAGATTCTTTATATTTGCAATGTGAACAATATGTACATGCTTTTTGGATGGAAGGATTTTTAAAGGCTGTTAAGAGATATAAGCTTAAGTTGAAATCTTAATGTTCCGTGTTCTAAACCTCCCCCTTGTCCCATAAGATGGACTAGAGGATGTTGTTAGGGGGAGCAAGTGTGAGAAATAATTTGAAATGGGTTATTTTTTCTATAGGAGTCGTTGTTCTCTTTTTTATTGTACAATTTGATATTAAAAATGATGAGTCCTGGGATTCTTGGAATTTACCTTTGACAGGGAAAATCATCTATTTAGATCCCGGACATGGTGGAGTGGATCCAGGGGCTAGTAAGGAAAATGTGATTGAAAAAGATGTAGCCTTAAACATTGCGTTTAAACTCAGAGACTTCCTTCAGCAACAAGGCGCTCTTGTTTTAATGACGAGAGAAGCTGATATCGATCTTGCTGATGCAAATACGAAAGGCTACAGTCGGAGAAAGTCTGAGGACCTTCACAAACGTTTAAAACTTATAAATGATTCTGAAGCGGATCTTTTCTTGAGTATTCATTTAAATGCCATCCCATCATCCAGGTGGTCTGGGGCACAAACCTTTTATGGTCCAAGATACAAAGAAAGTGAAGAAGCAGCCAAGTATATTCAAGGGGAATTAACACGTAATTTAGAAAATACAACCAGACAAGCGAAAGAAATTAACAATGTATTTCTTATGAAACATGCTGAAAAACCGGGAGTGCTTGTAGAGGTTGGTTTCCTTTCGAACTCGGTTGAGCGGGGCAACTTGCAAAACGAAGCATACCAAGAAATGTTAGCTGCATCAATCTATAAAGGTGTATTGAGATATTTCTCAGAGTATGACGATGAAGATAAGGAAGATGAGGACGAGGAAAAAATAGAGGATGAATAAAAGCTCGCTTACTAACAGCGAGTTTTTTGTTTTGGGTGATTGACTATAGTAAAATAGTGTAGTGTGAAAATAATCACAGAGTTAACTAAATTAGACTGTTAGGATGAATTTACAATCCTTTTTGAGGAAAACAGTAGACAGGATAAATAGAGACTGGCTATGTTATAATGATTATAAAGAAAACGAATACAATATAAAGGTGGGTCACATGTGTTAACAGAAGAAAAAATCCGTTCACTCGTGCAAGAACTAAAAGATCCTTTCTTAAATAAATCGTTAAAAGAAACTGAAGGTATTCTTGAAATCAAAGTAAAAGATGAAAAGAAACATGTAAGTCTTAAAGTTGCAATTGCAAAAACAGGAACAAGTGAGCAACTGCAGCTTCAAGGTAAAATTGTAGAAACTTTGAAGCGCTCTGGTGTAGAGTCGGTCGGTCTTCGTTTTTCTGATTTACCAGAAGAGACTCTTGAAAAGTTCAGAGGACAGCTAGGTGGACAAGAAAAAGGGACTTCCTTGTTAAATAGCGATACAACATTTATTGCGATTGCTAGTGGTAAGGGTGGAGTTGGTAAATCAACTGTATCCGTGAACTTAGCCGTTGCTCTAGCCCGTCTAGGTAAAAAGGTCGGGATCATAGACGCGGACATTTATGGTTTTAGTGTTCCAGATATGATGGGTATTGCAAATCGACCACAGGTAAGAGGAGAAAAAATAATTCCTGTAGACCGGTTTGGTGTAAAAGTTATATCCATGGCGTTTTTTGTAGAAGACAACTCTCCTGTAATATGGAGAGGACCAATGTTAGGGAAAATGTTAAATAGTTTCTTCTCCGAAGTAGAATGGGGAGACCTTGACTACCTACTTTTAGATTTACCACCTGGTACAGGGGATGTTGCGCTTGATTTACATACGATGTTGCCTACATGTAAGGAAATTATCGTAACAACACCTCATCCTACAGCAGCTTTTGTTGCAGCTCGTGCAGGTGCTATGGCCCTTAAAACCGACCATGAAATCATTGGGATTGTTGAGAACATGTCCTATTTTGAAAGTAAGGTAACAGGTGAGAAGGAATATGTATTCGGTAAAGGTGGAGGAGAAAAATTAGCTGAAGAGTTAAAAGCGCCGCTATTAGGTAAACTCCCACTAGAGCAACCGGACTGGAATAAAGAAGAGTTTGCTCCTTCCGTATATGAGGAAAACGAGAGATTAGGGAAAATTTACCTAGAAATTGCAGATAAGCTACTAGCGGAATTAAGATAAAAGGAAGGACCATCATTTCGTAAAGGAATGGATGGTCCTTTTTAGATCATTCATATCAGATGGATTAAGATCCTTGGTCAGACCCGCCGCCACTTTGGTCTCCACCGCCGCCATCTCCACCACCGGAGTCTCCACCACCGCCACTCTCTTCTCCAGACTTTCCTGTTCCCATTTCTTCAGCAGCCTTCATTAGCACATCTGCCATTTTTGCTTTAAACAGGGGACTCTCGATGGTATCCAGAACAACAGTTTGTAAATGTTCTCTGAATTTTTGGCTTTTCATTTGATCTTCTAATGCTTTTGCAATTTCAGGATCCTTCAATATATCTATCATCATTGCCTGGTATTCAGGGTCTTTCATTAAGTCTTTTAGTAAGGTTTCATTTTCTTTTTTCATTGACTTTGCAACAGACTCAGCAAATTTAGGATCCGAAAAAGATTCTTTCCAGAAATCTACTCCCTTTTCCGAGGTTAAGGTAGTAACAATTGTATCTGAAACAATCTTTTGATCCATCACAAGTTTTTGCTGCATTTTTTCATCCGCCATAATCTCTTCGAATGCTTTCTTTCCATCATCAGACTTCAAGATATCGACAATCATTTTCTTGGTCTGCTCGTAGTCCATTTGATTACCATTACTGCCTTGACCACCGCAACCAGTAAGAACAAGTAACAATAATATGATCAATCCACATATTTTCTTCATGTTGACTGCCTCCTAATCCCTTTCCAGCATTTATATAGACGTGAAAAATTCGTTTTTTTTAATAAGTCACCTATACTTAATGTAAGACAATGTTCAATTTTTATACGAACTAACTTGTGGATTTTTAAAGCATCTATTTGATACAATCAGTAAGTGAAACTTTTTATACGGAGGACTTTGTTGTGACAAGTCGGAATTGGGTACGATTATTTTTTACTACATTACTTATTGGGGGCGTAGTAGGAGTTTTTTCAGGATTTATAGCTCGCTGGGAAGACTTTGAATGGATGTTTGCTCCATTAGATATTACTGAGGTCTTATCGTCATCTGTGTGGTTATTTGGAATAGGGTTAATTTATAGCGTCATCAGCCAAATGGGCTTTTTCTCTTATTTAACAGTACATCGGTTTGGGTTAGGTATCTTTAAATCAGTATTATTTTGGAACATGGCTCAAATCATTTTAATCGCTTTTGCATTAATTGACTTGGTCTATTTTGAATATGGGACGATTGCAGCCATACTTTTCGTTTATGGCCTAATCATTGCCACTTTAAAAGCAAAGCAAACCAATAAGGAGACCTTTATTTCAGCGCTTTTCTTTATGGCGGTTGTAACTACTATTGAGTTAATAGCTGTTCTTCGAGTAGGGAATGAAAGCTGGATTTACTTCATGCTTATCCCTTTGCTTGCATGTAATACTTATCAGCTTTTGGCTTTACCTGGTTACTTAGAGCGTTCGAAAGAGGAAAGAGAAGCCAGAACAGAAAGAAAAGCTAAGTTACAATCAAAAACAGTAAAGAAATAAAAAAAGGGTCAAGCAGACATTGCTTGGCCCTTTCCATATATATAAATAGGGTGAATAAACATTAACTAATACTCTTACAATTGTTAATTGATTTCAGAAGTTTTCGAGCTTGCATCAGAGACCATTTTAGAAAGCGGGACCATTTCTAATCCCTTGTCTTTCAATGTCTTTAAGATAAGTGGTAATGCAACCGCGGTCTGTTTTGCAGAATCAGAAGCATGCAACAAAATAATATCACCTTTTTTTGCAGAAGCTACATTCTCCACAATCATCTCTTTACCTGGATTGGTCCAATCTTTTGAATCTAAACTCCAATGAATCACGTGAAGACTATTTCGTTCAGCTATTTTTAAAAACCTTTCATCAAAATGACCAGTAGGTGCACGTGCATATTCTACATCTTTAATGCCTAATTTCTTAAAGACTTCCAATGCTTTGTTTAAATCGCGTCTTATCTGCTCGTCTTCCAATTCAGAGTAATCCTTGTATTCGTATCCGAGTACGCCAATCTCATAACCACGTTTCTTAATCTTATCTACTAAATCGGGGTGTCTTTCAGCCCAAGAGCCGGATAGAAAAAACACGGCCGATTTTACTTCCAGTTTTTCTAGAGTCTCAATAATAGGTGCTGCTTTTTCGTCACCCCAACCAATATTGAAACTTAAAACAACTCCATCATCCCCACGATAAAAAGCTTTTGGTCCCTTGTCCGTAGAAAAAACGGGGATATGAACAAAATTCTGAACAAATAAGAACCAAGCTGTAAATAGTGCCGTTAAAATAATGAACATTGAATTCTTAAGCCGTTTTCCGTTTAGGACATAAATAAAACCCATAAGAACCCTCCTTAACTAAGACAACCTACTATTCAACATATGCTTGTACCTTCTAAATATGTCGCCATTTTTTTCGTGTTTTTGTAAAAAAGACGTGAAATCAAATTGTATAGTAGTGACATAAAAATCAATTCTTTGGACATAACTATATTACGCTTTTGTCGTAGATAGAGAGGTGGTTAGCTTGTTCGGACTAATCGTAAATGGACAAGAACAAAAAGAACTTCAATACTTAATAAAGAGAGAAATGGATGAAATTCTATTTGACTTAGAGGATCACCGAATAAGTAATGTAGTAAAGAATTCAATGGAAGAGCGATATAAAATACTATTTTCCCTATTACAAAGGGTAGCCCCTAAAGAAGAATACATATCCTATATTCGTTCAAAAAAATACAAATAGTCGAACTTTTAATTTATGGTTGACGAATAATATAGTTCCTTGTTATAGTAATAAACGTCGCTGATACGAAATCAGCAACAAATAAATTTTTAAAAAAATATATTGACTCTTCGTTGTGAAGGTGTTATTATATAAAAGTCGCTGTTTTGAGTGACTTTGATGAAGGTTAACTACTGAATACATTCAAAG
Protein-coding regions in this window:
- a CDS encoding KinB-signaling pathway activation protein codes for the protein MTSRNWVRLFFTTLLIGGVVGVFSGFIARWEDFEWMFAPLDITEVLSSSVWLFGIGLIYSVISQMGFFSYLTVHRFGLGIFKSVLFWNMAQIILIAFALIDLVYFEYGTIAAILFVYGLIIATLKAKQTNKETFISALFFMAVVTTIELIAVLRVGNESWIYFMLIPLLACNTYQLLALPGYLERSKEEREARTERKAKLQSKTVKK
- a CDS encoding Mrp/NBP35 family ATP-binding protein, translated to MLTEEKIRSLVQELKDPFLNKSLKETEGILEIKVKDEKKHVSLKVAIAKTGTSEQLQLQGKIVETLKRSGVESVGLRFSDLPEETLEKFRGQLGGQEKGTSLLNSDTTFIAIASGKGGVGKSTVSVNLAVALARLGKKVGIIDADIYGFSVPDMMGIANRPQVRGEKIIPVDRFGVKVISMAFFVEDNSPVIWRGPMLGKMLNSFFSEVEWGDLDYLLLDLPPGTGDVALDLHTMLPTCKEIIVTTPHPTAAFVAARAGAMALKTDHEIIGIVENMSYFESKVTGEKEYVFGKGGGEKLAEELKAPLLGKLPLEQPDWNKEEFAPSVYEENERLGKIYLEIADKLLAELR
- a CDS encoding DUF5667 domain-containing protein, with protein sequence MKNKKIIHLLSSTALASALIFPIGTGVTFANEDTAEDLETVSLEETNTSEETNEEVVTEEEATEEASDESSEESTEEDSNEEAELEEPALVPGDFFYFVKLMTEKIRLAVTFDDYKESKLLAEFAAERIAEANALIAKGEIEEAEELLQEAIAIQEQAGEKLAGSTEDEGTESEEATEETDEEAVTEGTEETNEESDSEATDEGTEEESDSDVTEEVTEEEDEVRASLQITSIHY
- a CDS encoding DUF2521 family protein, translated to MTVIHSFRQKQREKEIKLERNLLRELSIEWLKKKTLECFIKGIDSSQYIPIYQLEECCQDVAVEAFLLGGRFGKFGYYGESVEEVKSRCQEEEKYLIDTLYHYIEIEGLFEKRPMIQDSLYLQCEQYVHAFWMEGFLKAVKRYKLKLKS
- a CDS encoding polysaccharide deacetylase family protein, producing MGFIYVLNGKRLKNSMFIILTALFTAWFLFVQNFVHIPVFSTDKGPKAFYRGDDGVVLSFNIGWGDEKAAPIIETLEKLEVKSAVFFLSGSWAERHPDLVDKIKKRGYEIGVLGYEYKDYSELEDEQIRRDLNKALEVFKKLGIKDVEYARAPTGHFDERFLKIAERNSLHVIHWSLDSKDWTNPGKEMIVENVASAKKGDIILLHASDSAKQTAVALPLILKTLKDKGLEMVPLSKMVSDASSKTSEIN
- the cwlD gene encoding N-acetylmuramoyl-L-alanine amidase CwlD, producing MRNNLKWVIFSIGVVVLFFIVQFDIKNDESWDSWNLPLTGKIIYLDPGHGGVDPGASKENVIEKDVALNIAFKLRDFLQQQGALVLMTREADIDLADANTKGYSRRKSEDLHKRLKLINDSEADLFLSIHLNAIPSSRWSGAQTFYGPRYKESEEAAKYIQGELTRNLENTTRQAKEINNVFLMKHAEKPGVLVEVGFLSNSVERGNLQNEAYQEMLAASIYKGVLRYFSEYDDEDKEDEDEEKIEDE
- the gerD gene encoding spore germination lipoprotein GerD translates to MKKICGLIILLLLVLTGCGGQGSNGNQMDYEQTKKMIVDILKSDDGKKAFEEIMADEKMQQKLVMDQKIVSDTIVTTLTSEKGVDFWKESFSDPKFAESVAKSMKKENETLLKDLMKDPEYQAMMIDILKDPEIAKALEDQMKSQKFREHLQTVVLDTIESPLFKAKMADVLMKAAEEMGTGKSGEESGGGGDSGGGDGGGGDQSGGGSDQGS
- the rplM gene encoding 50S ribosomal protein L13, coding for MRTTYMAKANEVDRKWYVVDAEGQTLGRLASEVAAILRGKHKPTYTPHVDTGDNVIIINASKIELTGKKLTDKIYYRHSQHPGGLKSRTALEMRTNYAEKMLELAIKGMLPKNTLGRQIYKKLHVYAGSEHPHQAQKPESYELRG
- the rpsI gene encoding 30S ribosomal protein S9, whose translation is MAQVQYYGTGRRKSSVARVRLVPGEGKIVVNGRDVEDYIPFAALREVVKQPLNVTETLGNYDVLVNVSGGGYTGQAGAIRHGIARALLQADPEYRGSLKRAGLLTRDPRMKERKKYGLKGARRAPQFSKR
- the truA gene encoding tRNA pseudouridine(38-40) synthase TruA, which produces MPRIKLIISYDGTHFNGYQVQPGLRTVQSELEHALKRMHKGMDIRVTASGRTDRYVHATGQVIHFDTELEIPADKWNIALNTMLPEDVRIIHAEQVDSQFHARFDAIQKEYRYKVNCAKIPSVFKRHYEYHYPYKVDVMKMKEASKLLLGTHDFTSFSSAKSEVEDRIRTIYSIEILEKENELTFCFIGNGFLYNMVRILVGTLIEVGSGVREPASMLSIIDAKNRAAAGKTAPGHGLYLWKVEY